In the Nocardia asteroides genome, CCTCATCGACCTCACCGGCGACGCGCTGAGCGTCAACGGCACCAACCTGCTCGCCTTCGACGCCGCGCTGGAGTGGGACATCAACCGGGTCAAGGGCGCCGGGTTCTTCACCGGCGGGCTGTTCAATACCACGGTCACCGGCACCGGAACCGTCGCGCTCTGCGCGGTCGGCAAACCCGTTGTGCTGGATTGCAGTACCCAGCCCACCTACGTCGACACCCAGGCCGCGGTGGCCTGGTCGGCGAACCTGGCGCCCAAGGTGGTCTCCAGCATGAACCTCAAGTCCATGCTGCGCGGGGGCAGTGGCGAGGCGTTCCAGTACGCCTTCCACGGCCCCGGTTTCGTCGTGGTGCAGCCGTTCGAGTGGGAGCCGCCGAGCAAGACGGACAGCACTACTCAGTCGACGTAGGGGTCGCGGAGCGTGATCGGGGTCCCGGCGACCTCCGCGACACGCTCCGGGAAGCGCGGGCCTGCGACGTAGAACCTGGCCCTGGTGCGCCCGACCGGATCCAGGAGCTGCCGCCGCACGAGATCACGCAGGTCGCGCTGCGCCTGCTGCAGGTTGAGCCCCTCGCTCTGCTCGTACCGGCTCCGCCGCACCCGGCCGGACATGGCGACGTCGTGCAGCGCCGTCACCGAGCGCGGATCCAGCTGCTCCGCGGCGGCGAACTCAGCCAGCCCCGCCCACACCCGCCCGGAGCGCTCGAAGCGCGCGTGCACGGTCTGTGCCTGCTGGTGATAGGCGATCAGATTGAAGCGCAACCACTCCGCTACATCTTGATCCGGCCGGTAGACGGCGCCGCGGCGCCCGAGCACCCCGTAGTACTCCCAGGTATTGCCCGGTCGGCCGAGCCACGCTTCGATCGAGGAGAACTCCGGCGCCAGCACGCCCTCCCTGGCGATCATGAGCGTCTGCAGTGAGCGGGACATGCGACCGTTGCCGTCCGGCCAGGGGTGGATCGCCACCAGGTGCAGGTGCGCCATCGCGGCCCGGACCAGCGTGTGCGCGCCGTCGTCGGCTTCCAGCCAGTCGACGAGTTCGCGCATCAGCGCGGGGACGTCGCCGGCGTCGGGGGCGGTGTAGGCGGCGATACTCGGATCCCTGGCGTCGGTCACGTAGACCGGGCCGCGACGCCACTGCCCCGCGGGCTTGCGCGCGGTGTGCCGATGACCCTGCAAAATCCAATGCAAGGCATTCAAGAAGCCGGTGCTGTAAGTGAAATCCTCGACGTCATGCAACGTCTGGATGTAGGTCATCATGCGCTCGTAGGCGAGCGTCTCGGCCCGGTTCTCCGGCGAGACGTCGACGTCCTGCTCACCGGCCATGAGGTCCTCGACATCGACGGTGGAGACCTTGAAGCCCTCGATCGAGTTCGACGCCGCCACCGCGTCGGCGGTGAGAAACTTGCGCAGCCCGCCCGTCCGCTTGGCCGGCGTGCTGCGCAGTTGATGACGCAACTCCTCCCGCATGGCATCGACCTCGCCGAGCACTCGCATGTCAGCGCTGGTCAGAGCAGGTGTGGGGAACAGCATGGAGCCCACAATAGATTGACGTAATCATTACGTCAATCGTTTCGCAGGAGCGAAGGCGCCCGCCGAGGTTCGGTGGGCGCCTTCGAGGGGAGATCAGTGCCTGCGGCGGGTCTTCGGGCCGCGCTTACCCCTGGTCTCCGTCCGCGCGGCTTCGCGCCGCTCGCGACGGGAACCGGAGCTGTCACCGCCGTACTCCTCGTCGTCGGTGTGCACGGCGGTGCGGCCGCCCTCGTCCGGCCCGGAGTAGCTGAGTCCGCGGGGCCCGGAGTCGTCGATGCCCTTGGCGAGCAGGGCGGCGGGGGCGCCGCTCGGCGCTGCCTTGGCGGGCGCCTCCTGGGTGGGGAGGGGGCGGGGGGCGCCGGCACCGACCGGGGAGCGCAGGCCGGGGTCGACGGCGACACCGGCGGGCTGCGGCTGCTGCACCTCGACCTGGAGGTTGAAGAGGAAGCCGACCGACTCCTCCTTCAGCCCCTCCAGCATGGCGGTGAACATGTCGAAGCCCTCGCGCTGGTACTCGACCAGCGGGTCGCGCTGGGCCATGGCGCGCAGGCCGATGCCCTCCTTGAGGTAGTCCATCTCGTAGAGGTGCTCGCGCCACTTGCGGTCGAGCACGGAGAGCAGCACCTGGCGCTCCAGGTTGCGCATGGCGCCCTGGCCGGCCAGGCCGTCGATCTCCTCCGCGCGCTTCGCGTAGGCCTCGTGCGCGTCGTCGAGCAGGATCTCGAGCAGTTCGTCGCGGGTCAGATCACCGGCTTCGCCGACCTCGGTCTCGCCGGTCAGGTCCTTGTGGTTCAGCGCGATCGGGTACAGCGTCTTGAGCGCCGTCCACAGCTTCTCCAGATCCCAGTCCTCGACGTACCCCTCGGCGGTGGCGCCGTCAACGTAGGCGGTGATCACGTCGCTGATCATGCCCTGGACCTGGCCCTCCATGTCCTCGCCGCGGAGGATCCGGTTGCGCTCGCCGTAGATGATGGTGCGCTGCTGGTTCATCACCTCGTCGTACTTGAGCACATTCTTGCGGATCTCGAAGTTCTGCTGCTCGACCTGGGTCTGCGCGCTCTTGATCGCCTTGGAGACCATCTTGGCCTCGATCGGCACATCGTCGGGCAGGTTCAGCCTGGTCATGATGGCTTCCAGGGCGGCGCCGTTGAAGCGCCGCATGAGCTCGTCGCCCAGCGAGAGGTAGAACCGGGACTCGCCCGGGTCGCCCTGGCGGCCGGAGCGGCCGCGCAGCTGGTTGTCGATGCGCCTCGACTCGTGCCGCTCGGTGCCGAGCACGTAGAGCCCGCCCGCGTCGCGCACCGCCTCGGCGTCCGCCTCGGTCTGCCGCTTGACCTGCTCCAGCGCGGGCAGCCAGGCCGCCTCGTACCGGTCGGGCGTCTCGACCGGGTCCAGCCCCTCCTTGCGGAGCAGGATGTCGGCGATGATGTCCGGGTTGCCGCCGAGCACGATGTCTGTACCGCGTCCTGCCATGTTGGTGGCGACGGTGACGGCGCCGGGGCGGCCCGCCTCGGCGATGATCGCGGCCTCGTTCTCGTGGAACTTGGCGTTCAGCACGCTGTGCGGGATGCCGCGCTTGGTGAACTGCTTGGACAGGTACTCCGAGCGCTCCACGCTGGTGGTGCCGATCAGCACCGGCTGGCCGTTCTCGTGCCGCTCGGTGACGTCGTCGACGACCGCGGCGAACTTGGCCTCCTCGGTCTTGTAGATGAGGTCGGCCTGGTCCAGACGGACCATCTGGCGGTTCGTCGGGATCGGGACGACGCCGAGGTTGTAGATCTGGTGCAGCTCGGCGGCCTCGGTCTCGGCGGTGCCGGTCATGCCGGAGAGCTTGTCGTAGAGCCGGAAGTAGTTCTGCAGCGTGATCGTCGCCAGGGTCTGGTTCTCCGGCTGGATCTCGACCTTCTCCTTGGCCTCGATCGCCTGGTGCATGCCCTCGTTGTAGCGACGGCCGACCAGGATGCGCCCGGTGAACTCGTCGACGATGATGACCTCGCCGTCGCGGACGATGTAATCCTTGTCCCGGTTGTACAGCTCCTTGGCCTTGATGGAGTTGTTCAGGTAGCTGACCAGCGGGGAGTTCGCGGACTCGTACAGGTTGTCGATGCCGAGCTGGTCCTCGACGAACTCGACGCCCGCCTCGTGCACGCCGATGGTGCGCTTCTTGATGTCGACCTCGTAGTGCAGGTCCTTCTTGAGCAGCGGGGCGATCCGCGCGAACTCCGCGTACCACTTGGAGGAGGCGTCGGCCGGGCCGGAGATGATCAGCGGGGTCCGCGCCTCGTCGATCAGGATGGAGTCGACCTCGTCGACGACGGCGAAGTTGTGCCCGCGCTGGACCAGGTCGTCCAGCGAGTGCGTCATGTTGTCGCGCAGGTAGTCGAAGCCGAACTCGTTGTTCGTGCCGTAGGTGATGTCCGCGGCGTAGGCGTGCCTGCGCTGCGCGGGCGTCATGCCGGAGAGGATCACGCCGACCTCGAGCCCGAGGAAGCGGTGCACGCGCCCCATCCACTCGGCGTCGCGCTTGGCGAGGTAGTCGTTCACGGTGACGACGTGCACGCCGCCGCCGGAGATGGCGTTCAGGTAGGCGGGGAGCACGCAGGTCAGGGTCTTGCCCTCACCGGTCTTCATCTCGGCGATATTGCCGAGGTGCAGCGCCGAGCCGCCCATGATCTGCACCTTGTAGTGCTTCTGGTTCAGCACCCGCCAGGAGGCCTCGCGGGCCACCGCGAACGCCTCGACCAGCAGATCGTCCAGGTCCTCGCCGTCGGCGTAGCGCTCGCGGAACTCGTCGGTCTTGGCCCGCAGCTCGGCGTCGGTCAGCTCCTCGAGGTCCGATCCGTACGCGGTGACCTGGTCGGCGACCTGGCCGAGCCGCTTCACGACGCGACCTTCACCAATCCGTAGCAACCTCGAAAGTGTCAGCGCAGGCACGGGTCTCGTCAGTCCTCTGGTCGGTGTGCGGGTGTCGCCGGAGTCCCGTCGTTCGGCCGGGCCGTTCGGCGAGACGACCCGCGTCGTCATCGGCACGTTTCATGGTAATGCGGCACCCATGGTAGGCGCCGACGAGCGGAGGGCGCCGAGCCGCGACGACCCACCCGACCGCCCCGGACCTACCGTACCCGCAGCACGCAGAGCCGCCACCCGCCCCGGTGCGCCCGCAGGCAGGCCGCGACGGCGAAGACGCGCTCGCCGCGCCGGTACCGGCCGAACACCTCGACCCGGCCGCGCGCGCCCGGCGCGCAGCTCACCCGCTCCAGCACGGCGGCGCCGAGCCTGCACTCCCGCTCGCCGGTGCGGGCGTAGGTCTCCAGCACGGCGACCACCTCGGGGTCGGCGATATCGCGCAGGTGCAGGGCCCGGCGGCGGCCGTCGAGCACCTCCAGCGCCGCGCGCACCGCCCGCTCGGCGAAGCGCTGCGCGTCGCGCTCGGCGCCGGAACGCGGCGCGGGCCGCCCCGGCGCGCAGTTCCGCGCCGCCTCACGATGCCGCGCCGGGCGCGCTTGCGCGCCACCCCGGGCCCCACCCGCCGGAGCCTCCTCCGCCGCCGCCACCGTCCGTGCGCCCGCCACCGTCCGTGCGCCCGCCACGGGCTGCGACGCGGCGGGATCCGCGGAGGGAATTCCTCCGGGGCCGCCCGAGCCGGGGCGGCGGACCGCCTCCGTAGGCGTTGCCCCAGCCGGCGAACGCGGCACGACCTGCCCTCGCCTGCGCAGCGGCGGCTCCCCGTGCGGCGCGCACGACAACGACACCTTGCTTTCCATCCGAATTCCCCCTGTGCCGAATCGAGTCCCCCGAGCTCGATGCGCGACATACTGCCACGCGGCCCCGACACGGTAAAGAACGATGTCGATCACACCACGGACGCACAGGCTACGAGCCAAAACGCGGTCCTGCCCGCACAATGGGCGGCAAGCCAACGGAAGGAGCAGCGGGCAGCGTGATCACCAGACTGACGGCGCAGGACGCGTCGTTCCACCGTCAGGAACAGGGCAGCAACCCCGTCTACATCGGTTCCCTCGCCATCGTGGAGGGGCCACTCGACTACGACCGCCTGCTCGATCTGGTGGAGAGCAGGCTGGCGATGGTGCCGCGGTACCGCCGCAAGGTGCGCGTGATCCCGCTCGCGCTGGGCAGGCCGGTGTGGGTGGAGGACAGCGGCTTCGACCTGACCTACCACATCCGGCGCTCCGCGCTGCCCGCTCCCGGCAGCGAGGTCCAGCTGCACGACCTGGTGGCGCGGCTCGCCTCGCGCCCGCTCGACCAGGACCGCCCGCTGTGGGAGATGTACCTGATCGAGGGGCTCGCCGACGGCCGCACCGCGGTCTTCACCAAGACCCACGCGGCGCTGGTCGACGGCGAGACGGCGCTGGAGATCGGGCACGTCATCCTGGACGACGGCCCCGACCCGCGCGCCCTCCCGCCCGACTCCTGGCACCCGCCCCGCGAGCCGGGCGACGCCGAGCTGCTCGCGGGCGCCCTGAGCCACCTGGCGGCGCAGCCGCGGGAGGCGCTCGAGGTCGCCAGGGACGCGGGAACGGCGGCGTTCACCGTTCTCGGCGCGGCGAGCAAGGCGGTGGACTCGGTGGTGTCGGCGGTGCGCACCGCCACCGCGGGCGCGCCGGACAGCCCGCTCAACGCCAGGATGACCCGCAACCGCCGCTTCGACGTCGTCCGCACCGAGCTCGCCGACTACCGCCGGATCCGGGCCCGCTTCGACTGCTCGATCAACGACGTCATCCTCGCGGTGATCACCGGCGCGCTGCGCGAGTGGCTGCTCTCCAGGGACCAGGCCGTCACCGAGTCGGCGACGCTGCGCGCGGTGGTGCCGATGTCGGTCTACTCCGAGGATCCGCCCGGCGACACGGCTGGCGAGATCTCCTCGTTCCTGATCGACCTCCCGGTCGGCGAGCCGAATCCGGTGATGCGGCTCTCGCACATCACGCACGCCACCGCGGCGGCGGGCAGGCAGCGCCGCGGGGTGCGCGCCCGCACCCTGGTGCACCTGGCCGGCTTCGCCCCGGCCAGCCTGCATGCGATGAGCGTCAGGGCGGCGAGTACGTTCGCAGACCACACGTTCAATCTGGTGATCACCAACGCGCCGGGTCCGCAGTCCCCGATGTACATCGGCGGGGCGCGGATGCTGGAGATGTACCCGGTGTCGCCGCTGCTGCGCAATCAGGCGCTGAGCCTCGGGCTGACCTCCTACGACGGGAAGGTCTGCTACGGGCTCAACGCCGACCGCGACGCGATGGCGGATCTCGGGGTGCTGGCCGCGTCGGTGCACGAGTCCCTGGAGGAGCTGCTCGGTGCCTGCGCCTGACGATCGCCCGCTGCGCGTCTACGTGCCCGCGACCATCGCGATGCTGCGCGCGCTGGTCGCCGACCGCGAGCTGCGCGCGGTCAGCGGAACCGCCTTCGCGGTCACCCCGGCGCTGCGCGAGGCGTACGCCTCCGGCGACGAGGAGGAGCTGGCCGAGGTCGCCATGGGCGAGGCGGCGCGGGCGGCGCTGCGGCTGCTCGCGGCCGAGGCCGAGGACTCCGACACGCCGCCGATCCAGCGCCGCGCGGTGATCGCCGCCGACGTCACCGGCGCGGCCCCGCGGCCGGACCTGGACGACGCGGTGGTCCGGCTGGCCGGGCCGGTGCCGTACGCGACGATCGCCTCGGTGCACGTCGACCTGGCCGACGCCGAGGCGGACGTGGCGAAGGCCGTCGAGGTGATCGATGCCGCCGATCTGGGCGACCCGGACGCCGAGTTCACCCTCGGCGACGCGGAGGACCACCAGCTGGCCTGGTATGCCACCCAGGAGCTGCCCTTCCTGCTCGAGCTGCTCTGAGCGGAACCGTCGGGAGTAGTCACAAAGCCGCTCCGGCCGTCTCCACAGGGCAACCTACGATGCCGTAACCTTGCGACACGGGACGGGCCCCGACGGGGCCCGCGGCAACTCAGGAGACGACCGGCGACGATGTTCGAGAATGTGCGGCAATGGCTGGAGGAGCCCGCGGCCGAGGTGGCCGACCGAGGTGGCCGGTTGAACGTACTGCGCGGCGCGGTCGCCCGGATCACCACACCACTGCTCCCGGACGACTACCTGCACCTGGTGAACCCGCTGTGGTCGGCGCGCGAGCTGCGCGGCCGGGTGCTCGAGGTCCGCAAGGAGACCGCGGACTCGGCGACCCTGGTGATCAAGCCGGGCTGGGGCTTCGACTGGGCCTTCGAGCCGGGCCAGTACATCGGCTTCGGCGTGCTGGTCGACGGCCGCTGGCACTGGCGCTCGTACTCGCTGACCTCCCCGCCGAACTGGTCCGACGACCCGGCGGCGCGCGGCAAGCGGCTGATCTCGATCGCCGTGAAGGCGATGCCGGAGGGGCTGCTCTCCAGCCACCTGGTGAACGGCGTGACGCCGGGCACCGTGGTGCGGCTGGCCGCGCCGCAGGGCGGGTTCGTGCTGCCCTCGCCACCGCCGCCGAAGGTGCTCTTCCTCACCGCGGGCAGCGGCATCACCCCGGTGATGTCCATGCTGCGCGCGCTGGATCGGCGCGACGCCTTCACCGACGTGGTGCACGTGCACTCGGCGCGCACCGCCGACGACGTGATGTTCGGCGGTGAGCTGACCGGGCTCGCCGAGCGGCACCCCGGCTTCACCTCGCACCTGCACCTCACCGGGGTGCACGGCAAGCTCGACCTGGCCGACCTGGACACCCTCTTCCCGGATTGGCGCGAGCGGCAGACCTGGGCCTGCGGCCCGGCCGCCATGCTGGACGACATCGAGAAGCACTGGGCCGCGGCCGGTCTCGCGGGCAAGCTGAACGTCGAGCGGTTCGACGTGGAGCGCTCCGCGGTCGGGGAGGGCGGCACCGTCACCTTCGGCAGGAGCGAGCGCAGCACCGTCGCCGACGGCGCGACCAGCCTGCTGGAGGCGGGCGAGGCGGCAGGCGTGCGGATGCCGTTCGGCTGCCGGATGGGCATCTGCCAGACCTGCGTGCTCACCATCACCGCCGGGCACACCCGTGACCTGCGCAACGGTGACGAGCGGCGCGAGGGCGACAAGGTACAGACCTGCATCTCCGCCGCCGCGGGCGACTGCACCCTCGACGTCTGAAACCCGGTACGCTCGCGCACAGATCGAGCAGGGAAAGGGAACCGGTGGCCATCACCGATATTCGCGCATTCGCACACCTCACCGCCGCTGACATCGAGACCCTCGGGGACGAACTCGACGCGATCCGCCGCTCGGTGGAGCTGTCCCGCGGCGCACGGGACGCCAAATACATCAGACACACGATCGCCGCCCAGCGCGGGCTCGAGGTCGCCGGCCGCGCCGTGCTCTTCGGCAGCAGGAACCGGTGGGCCTGGCTCACCGGCACCGCGCTGCTCTCGGTGGCGAAGATCATCGAGAACATGGAGCTCGGGCACAACATCAGCCACGGGCAGTGGGACTGGATGAACGACCCGGAGATCCACTCGGGCACCTGGGAGTGGGATCAGACCGGGCCGTCGGCGCAGTGGCGGCGGGCGCACAACTACTCGCACCACACCTACACCAACGTGCTCGGCAAGGACGAAGACCTCGGCTTCGGCATCCTGCGGATGACGCGGGACGAGCCGTGGCGCCCGGTCCACCTGGTGCAGCCGTTCGCCAACCTGGTGCTCGCCGCCACCTTCGAGTGGGGAATCGCGCTGCACGACTGGCACATCGACAGGGAGCTCTCCGGGGTACCGCCCAAGCAGCTGAACTCCGAGCCGAATGTGCAGTTCGCGCGCAAGATCGCGCGTCAGGTCGGCAAGGACTTCGTGTTCTACCCCGCGCTCACCGGCCCGGCCTGGAAGAGCACGCTGAAGGCCAACATGACCGCGAACCTGGTGCGCAACCTCTGGGCCTACGCGGTGATCTTCTGCGGGCACTTCCCGGACGGCGCGGAGAAGTTCGCCATCGAGCAGCTCACCGGCGAGACCCGCGCCGAGTGGTACCTGCGGCAGATGCTCGGCAGCGCCAACTTCCGGGCCGGGCGGTCGATGGCCTTCATGAGCGGCAACCTCTGCTACCAGATCGAGCACCACCTCTTCCCCGACCTGCCGAGCAACCGGTACGCGGAGATCGCGCAGCGGGTGCGCGAGCTGTGCGACAAGTACGACCTGCCCTACACCACCGGCTCGCTCGGCAGGCAGTACCTGCTCGCCTTCCGCACCATCCACAAGCTGGCGCTGCCGGACAGCATGCTGCGGCGCACCGCGGACGACGCGCCGGAGACCTCGTCGGAGCGCAAGTTCGCGGGTATCACGCTGCCCGCCCAGGTCGACCCGGCAACCGGGAAGCGTCGCGGCCTCCGCTCCGCGCTGACCGAGGCCAAGGTCGCGCTGCGGCAGAAGGCGGAGCAGGAGAAGCAGGTGCTCCGCGAGGCGAAACAGGCGTTGGGCGAGAAAGCGCGGCACGAGCAGGACGTGCTGCGCGAGGCCCGGATCACGCTGCGGGACAGGATCGGAGCTCGGGGCCGGCGACGCCGGGGAACGGCGTGACCAAGACCACAGCCGGAGCAAAGAAGTCGTAACCTACGGTCTCGTAACTTACGATAGAGTAACCACCATGGCTATTTCGGATGTCAAGGAGTACGCGCACCTCACGGAGTCCGACGTCGAGGCGCTCGGCGAGGAATTCGACGCGATCCGGCGTGACATCGAGTCGTCGCGCGGCGCGGCCGACGCCCGCTACATCCGCAACGTCATCCGGTTACAGCGCGCCCTGGAGATCGTCGGCCGGGCGGCGCTCTTCGCCAGTGACAAGCGCCCGGCGTGGCTGGCCGGCGTCGCCCTGCTCGGCACGGCCAAGATCATCGAGAACATGGAGATCGGCCACAACGTCATGCACGGCCAGTGGGACTGGATGAACGATCCGGAGATCCACTCCAGCTCGTGGGAGTGGGACAACACCGGGCCGTCCAAGCACTGGAAGCAGACGCACAACTTCCTGCACCACAAGTACACCAACGTGCTCGGCATGGACGACGACATCGGCTACGGCCTACTGCGCGTCACCAGGGACCAGCGCTGGAAGCCGTTCAATATCGGCAACCCGGTGTACAACCTGCTGCTGCAGCTCTTCTTCGAGTTCGGGGTCGCGGTGCAGCACCTGGAGCTGGGCAAGGTCGCTGCGGGGCGGTTCAAGGGCGACGCCGAGCGCGCGGAGTTCGAGCGCAAGCGCCAGGAGGTGCTGGTCAAGGTCGGCCGCCAGATGGCCAAGGACTACGTGGTGTTCCCCGCGCTCACCGGCCCGGCCTGGAAGAACACCCTGACCGCGAACCTCGCCGCCAACATGGTGCGCAACGTCTGGACCAACGCGGTGATCTTCTGCGGGCACTTCCCGGACGGCGCGGAGAAGTTCACCAAGGCCGATATCGACGGCGAGTCCAAGGGCCAGTGGTACCTGCGGCAGATGCTCGGCAGCGCGAACATCAGCGGCGGCCCGGTGATCCACTTCATGACCGGTAACCTGAGCCACCAGATCGAGCACCACCTCTTCCCCGACCTGCCGAGCAACCGCTACGTGCACATCGCGGTGCGGGTGCGCGAGCTGGCCGACAAGTACGACCTGCCGTACACCACCGGCTCGCTGCCGGTGCAGTACTTCAAGGCGTGGCGCACCATCCTCAAGCTCTCGCTGCCGAACAAGTACCTGCGCGCCACCGCCGACGACGCGCCGGAGACGGCGTCGGAGCGCAAGTTCGGCGGCAACGCCGTGCCGGTCATCGACCCGGAGACCGGGCGGCGGCGCGGGCTGCGCAGCGCGCTGACCGCGGGCAGGCGGCGGCTCAGCCGACGCTGACCACGCTTCCCGAACGGCCCCGCACCTGCCCGGTGCGGGGCCGTTCGGCCGTTCGGGGCGCGGAAACCTGATTCACTGATGGGGTGTGTGCCAACGATGTCCACCAGCACGCCCTGAGCGTCTACGAAGCCATCCGCCTGCGCCGCGACGTGCGCGCCGAATTCACCGGTACCCCGATCGACGACGACACCCTGTGGCGGCTGCTCGACGCCGCGCACCGGGCGCCGAGCGTCGGCAATTCGCAGCCGTGGGACTTCGTCGTCGTCCGCGAACCGGCGACGCTGGAGCGGTTCGCCGACCACGTCGCCGAGAAGCGCCGCGAGTTCAGGGCGAGCCTGCCGCCGGAGCGGGCCGCCACCTTCGACCCGATCCGGATCGAGGGCATCCGGGAGAGCGGGACCGGCGTCGTCGTCAGCTACGACCACGCCCGCGGCGGGCCGAACGTGCTCGGCCGCGCCACGGTGCCGGAGACCGGGATCTTCTCCACCGTGCTCGCCATCCAGAACCTGTGGCTCGCGGCCACGGCCGAGCAGATCGGCGTCGGCTGGGTGTCGTTCTACGAAGCCGACCAGCTCGCCGAGCTGGTCGGGCTGCCGCCCGGGGTGCGGCCGGTGGCCTGGCTCTGCGTCGGTCCGGTGCGCGAGTTCCAGCGGGTGCCGGATCTGGAGCGGTTCGGCTGGCGCAGCGGGCGCACCCTGGACCAGGCGGTGCACCGCGAGCGGTTCGGCGGTTGAGCTAGACCCGCTCCAGCACCGCCGAGGCGCCGATTCCGCCCGCCGCGCAGATGCCGAGCAGCGCGGTCTGCGCGCCGGTGCGGGCCAGCTCGTTGGCCATCGTCGTGACCATGCGGGCGCCGGTGGCGCCGAACGGGTGGCCGAGCGAGACCGAGCCGCCGTGCACGTTCACCCTGGCGGGATCGACCTCGCCGACCGCGGTCTCCCGATCCAGCCGGGTCTTGGCCCACTCGTCGCTGGCCAGCGCGGCGAGAACGGAGAGCGTCTGGGCGGCGAACGCCTCGTGGATGTCGACCAGGTCGACGTCGGCGAGCGCGAGCCCCGCCCGGTCCAGCGCGCGCGGCATGGAGATGGCCGGGCCGATCAGCACCTGGTCGGTGGGATCGACGCTGACGTAGCTCCAGGAGCGGAAGGCGGCGAGCGGGGTCAGCCCCAGCTCGCGGGCCTTCTCCTCGCTCATCAGCAGCACGGCGGAGGCACCGTCGGTGAGCGGGCTGGCGTTGCCCGCGGTGACGGTGCCGTCGGCGGCGAAGACCGGCTTCAGCCGCGCCAGCTTCTCGACGCTGGTGTCGCCGCGGACCAGGCCGTCGCGGGTGACGGTGCGCCCGTCCGGGGTGGTGACCGGCACCACCTCGGCGTCGAAGCGGCCGGAGGCGATGGCGGCAGCGGCCCGCTGGTGCGAGCGGACGGCGAACTCGTCCTGCGCGGCCCGGCCGATGCCGTGGATCCGCGCCATCTTCTCCGCCGACTCCCCCATCACCTCGCCGGTGGTGCGCTCGGCGATCTTCGGCCGGGTCGGCAGGATGTCGGTGAAGGGCGCCAGCTGCCGCACCGCGGCCAGGTAGTCCCTCGGCTTCGGCTTGCCGAGCGCGATCGGCGCGGCGG is a window encoding:
- a CDS encoding WS/DGAT/MGAT family O-acyltransferase, encoding MITRLTAQDASFHRQEQGSNPVYIGSLAIVEGPLDYDRLLDLVESRLAMVPRYRRKVRVIPLALGRPVWVEDSGFDLTYHIRRSALPAPGSEVQLHDLVARLASRPLDQDRPLWEMYLIEGLADGRTAVFTKTHAALVDGETALEIGHVILDDGPDPRALPPDSWHPPREPGDAELLAGALSHLAAQPREALEVARDAGTAAFTVLGAASKAVDSVVSAVRTATAGAPDSPLNARMTRNRRFDVVRTELADYRRIRARFDCSINDVILAVITGALREWLLSRDQAVTESATLRAVVPMSVYSEDPPGDTAGEISSFLIDLPVGEPNPVMRLSHITHATAAAGRQRRGVRARTLVHLAGFAPASLHAMSVRAASTFADHTFNLVITNAPGPQSPMYIGGARMLEMYPVSPLLRNQALSLGLTSYDGKVCYGLNADRDAMADLGVLAASVHESLEELLGACA
- a CDS encoding Rv3235 family protein, which produces MAGARTVAGARTVAAAEEAPAGGARGGAQARPARHREAARNCAPGRPAPRSGAERDAQRFAERAVRAALEVLDGRRRALHLRDIADPEVVAVLETYARTGERECRLGAAVLERVSCAPGARGRVEVFGRYRRGERVFAVAACLRAHRGGWRLCVLRVR
- the secA gene encoding preprotein translocase subunit SecA, with translation MPALTLSRLLRIGEGRVVKRLGQVADQVTAYGSDLEELTDAELRAKTDEFRERYADGEDLDDLLVEAFAVAREASWRVLNQKHYKVQIMGGSALHLGNIAEMKTGEGKTLTCVLPAYLNAISGGGVHVVTVNDYLAKRDAEWMGRVHRFLGLEVGVILSGMTPAQRRHAYAADITYGTNNEFGFDYLRDNMTHSLDDLVQRGHNFAVVDEVDSILIDEARTPLIISGPADASSKWYAEFARIAPLLKKDLHYEVDIKKRTIGVHEAGVEFVEDQLGIDNLYESANSPLVSYLNNSIKAKELYNRDKDYIVRDGEVIIVDEFTGRILVGRRYNEGMHQAIEAKEKVEIQPENQTLATITLQNYFRLYDKLSGMTGTAETEAAELHQIYNLGVVPIPTNRQMVRLDQADLIYKTEEAKFAAVVDDVTERHENGQPVLIGTTSVERSEYLSKQFTKRGIPHSVLNAKFHENEAAIIAEAGRPGAVTVATNMAGRGTDIVLGGNPDIIADILLRKEGLDPVETPDRYEAAWLPALEQVKRQTEADAEAVRDAGGLYVLGTERHESRRIDNQLRGRSGRQGDPGESRFYLSLGDELMRRFNGAALEAIMTRLNLPDDVPIEAKMVSKAIKSAQTQVEQQNFEIRKNVLKYDEVMNQQRTIIYGERNRILRGEDMEGQVQGMISDVITAYVDGATAEGYVEDWDLEKLWTALKTLYPIALNHKDLTGETEVGEAGDLTRDELLEILLDDAHEAYAKRAEEIDGLAGQGAMRNLERQVLLSVLDRKWREHLYEMDYLKEGIGLRAMAQRDPLVEYQREGFDMFTAMLEGLKEESVGFLFNLQVEVQQPQPAGVAVDPGLRSPVGAGAPRPLPTQEAPAKAAPSGAPAALLAKGIDDSGPRGLSYSGPDEGGRTAVHTDDEEYGGDSSGSRRERREAARTETRGKRGPKTRRRH
- a CDS encoding ferredoxin reductase, yielding MFENVRQWLEEPAAEVADRGGRLNVLRGAVARITTPLLPDDYLHLVNPLWSARELRGRVLEVRKETADSATLVIKPGWGFDWAFEPGQYIGFGVLVDGRWHWRSYSLTSPPNWSDDPAARGKRLISIAVKAMPEGLLSSHLVNGVTPGTVVRLAAPQGGFVLPSPPPPKVLFLTAGSGITPVMSMLRALDRRDAFTDVVHVHSARTADDVMFGGELTGLAERHPGFTSHLHLTGVHGKLDLADLDTLFPDWRERQTWACGPAAMLDDIEKHWAAAGLAGKLNVERFDVERSAVGEGGTVTFGRSERSTVADGATSLLEAGEAAGVRMPFGCRMGICQTCVLTITAGHTRDLRNGDERREGDKVQTCISAAAGDCTLDV
- a CDS encoding DUF6912 family protein; translation: MRVYVPATIAMLRALVADRELRAVSGTAFAVTPALREAYASGDEEELAEVAMGEAARAALRLLAAEAEDSDTPPIQRRAVIAADVTGAAPRPDLDDAVVRLAGPVPYATIASVHVDLADAEADVAKAVEVIDAADLGDPDAEFTLGDAEDHQLAWYATQELPFLLELL
- a CDS encoding AIM24 family protein encodes the protein MRSVLFDQANLEVQAQQRFSLQNSQMLRVGLGPDVLAVKGAMVAYQGDIRFDHQGSGSVGKLLKRMVTNEDVPLMRVSGQGEVFFANQAGHVFLIDLTGDALSVNGTNLLAFDAALEWDINRVKGAGFFTGGLFNTTVTGTGTVALCAVGKPVVLDCSTQPTYVDTQAAVAWSANLAPKVVSSMNLKSMLRGGSGEAFQYAFHGPGFVVVQPFEWEPPSKTDSTTQST
- a CDS encoding Fic family protein — translated: MLFPTPALTSADMRVLGEVDAMREELRHQLRSTPAKRTGGLRKFLTADAVAASNSIEGFKVSTVDVEDLMAGEQDVDVSPENRAETLAYERMMTYIQTLHDVEDFTYSTGFLNALHWILQGHRHTARKPAGQWRRGPVYVTDARDPSIAAYTAPDAGDVPALMRELVDWLEADDGAHTLVRAAMAHLHLVAIHPWPDGNGRMSRSLQTLMIAREGVLAPEFSSIEAWLGRPGNTWEYYGVLGRRGAVYRPDQDVAEWLRFNLIAYHQQAQTVHARFERSGRVWAGLAEFAAAEQLDPRSVTALHDVAMSGRVRRSRYEQSEGLNLQQAQRDLRDLVRRQLLDPVGRTRARFYVAGPRFPERVAEVAGTPITLRDPYVD